From the genome of Calliopsis andreniformis isolate RMS-2024a unplaced genomic scaffold, iyCalAndr_principal scaffold0022, whole genome shotgun sequence:
TTGAATTCAAAACAGTGTACAAAATTCTTTGAGCGTTCCTTTAAAATGGTCGTTCAATCGTAAAAGTACCGATATGATGTCCTCATTGTTGCATGTGTGTGAATGTATACATGCGTGTGTGTGCACATATGTGTATGTACACGTATGTATAGAGAAAGGTGCTACTCAGAAGATTACCGCAGTTCTCCCAAGAACGTCTTTAAGGAAGCATCACGATTTTATAAGTATGTAtcttatatgtatttatataaattttttaaatattttcagtcGTATTAATTaataccataatagacatattttaataatacttttataaataataataatatttaataaaggacaatttttatacaaaggaatgaAACAGAATAGTTTGTTACTTTTATTTCAATGAACTAAGTTATACTTtatgtatataataaatattttactaattatattataaaataactGAGTTTTATTAGAATTAAGTTTTTATTCTTCATAAAAATATATGAGAAAAATTTATCTCTTTGATTTAGtttaaataattgtaaatatagTTTAAAGTGTAATTTAAACATAAATTCTAATGATTAGGTATACGTGTCTActttattaataaattatatCCCTAATATTATATAGCATAAAAGAAAATGATGAAACTCATTCTCCTCTGGGCACTTGTTGCCGTATCAATGGCACAATTTCCACCGAGTGGAAGAATTTTGGAACCTCCAGTACCTGCACTTTGTGCACAAAGTGAGTACAGTATGCGAAATtttatattcgtatttttaaaaattgattgTGTAGGATAAATTATTAAAGTCATTACAGGGGCAATATTTTTAAGATTATAAAAGCTagattattatataattattttaaataaaattgcttacatatatttaaatcatattttaaatactgtattctttgaaaattataataagaataaaatactatttataataaaaaaatctaTGCATTATCATAAAAACAGAATCAACTATTTATTTGTTTGTATTAAAAGATATTATAATACTTattcatattcaaaatttttaattcataCATTGTATATTCTGATACAGTTCAAAAAAATTTTATGTTGCAAAAAAGTATTtctatactgaatagaatataagaaagttttattttttatcttcTATAATTTCTTCTATAATTTCACTGATTTGTAACAATTTTTGTACCTTTTCATGTGTATATCTTTAAATGCAATATTCActgaaaaaaaatgtttaactgAAAATGGATTTCTATTAGAGGAAATTTTTTATGTTCAGTGCGTTCTTGTTCAGCGTGAAATTTTTATACAATTACATCGCATATATGATTTTTAGTATATGTGTATAGTTTATAAATGTTGCAATAAAATAATCTAACTTGTGAGTACTTTAAGATCAttctgttctttttttattattagattataaacgctATACACTTCTAAAAAGCTTGCTCAATATTCTCTAATGAGTACGGAATtgctttaaataattaattttttctgCTTAAGAAGTACAAGTACAAGTAAAAATGATTGCTAATATTAATTTTTCCAGTGTGGCCAACAAGGTATAGTACTACCGAGAAAAGGGTAatcctacatgaaaaaataagtcgaaaatgaagaataagaTTTTTTTATTCTTCAGAATAAATTCAGAAGATGTGCCAAGTATGCGTGCGCTTAACTCCTAAATAATGACTTGGGGGTTTTACCGTTCGTGCTTGTGTTCATAAACATAGATAACGTCGTAGTTTACTAGCTATCATTATactgatttatttttcattGCAACTGAATTGAACATTAGAATTGAACATCAGAAAGAATTCGTAGCAATCTGGTATGGAGAATTCAGATATGAAACAGCATGGACAACACTTTCAGAAATTGTttggataataaaataaaacgttTACAAAGTAAAGTTTTACCCTATTGAATATTTGTCTTACTTCAAATTAATAAAATAGATTCTACAGACGGGAGAGATGTACACACTCAAGTCCATCCAGTTATCATCTAAAATTCAGTGCACACATTTTTATCACGTCATTAAAATCGATTTTTGAAAAATGAAGCGTTATTTAAACAAaatgttattcttcattttcgacATATTTTTGCATGTAGAATTACTACTCGACAGTACTATATTTTGCGGAACACTTCTAACAGTTAATAACTTTGAAGATCTTTGTACTTCATATCTGTGAATGTAGTATAAGTATATGTATACTACTTTCACAGCATGAAAAATTCCTTGTAGTAAGCATATCAATTTCTATACAATTAAATAATATACAGAGTATTTTATATGTCTTGCATACCTTAACATATTTGTTATTTTTGTTAAATACAAAAAAGTATTTTAGAACAATATTGTTTGGTTGAAAGCAATGAATACTATATTTCTTGTTTTTTTCCTTCAAAGTCattttttttacatattaaCATGCGTTTTTATAATGCGTTACTGCAGTGTGTGTCTAGACGAGTTCAATGATCTGCAACACTATGAGCCTTAAATCACCTTgaatgaaaaaaattgtactGGGTAAAAAGTGATGTGGAAATTCAGTATTGTTTTCTACGCGAAATTTGTCAGTAGATCTTACTTCACTTGATTTTGTCTTATGGGGATACATAACAGAAAACTTTTGTAATAAACTCCTTACCATACCGGAAAATATGAAAGAAAGAATTTTACATGTTTGCAATACCATTCTTTCAGCGATGATTCATCGTGTAAGAAAATGTTCTATATCTTGTGCTGGAATTGAAATGTTATTGAACATTTGATGTAAAATAAACAAGttccaaaaaaaataaagaatgttGAAATTTCCCATCGCCTTTCATCTAGCGCGATTTTTCCATTCAAGATCATTTTAAGGTCATAGTATAGTAAGTCAATGAATTCGTTTTTATGTGCATTATAATTCTGCATCATAAAAACAGATGTTAATATACAAGAAAATATCGATGACCTTCAAAACTCGAAAAAATGACCTTGAAAGAGAAAACAAGAACCATATTATTCGTTACTTTGAACCAAGCAATTCTATTTTGACATATTTTTTGTATCAGCAAAAATAAGGAAAATATTAAAGTGTGCAAGATATACGAAATACATTGTATGTCATGCTTTTTTTAAAAATGCATGAGCACTAAGTAAATATACAAGGTATATGTGGAAGCAATTGCTTCAAAGGACTAATGATGCGCTCTCAAATGAGTGATTGGCATATCAGTTTTTTCTTTgtgttataaatttttaaaacgtACAAAAGTTTTCACCTAATAATGAGGGAACGTTTAAAGAATGATGATAATGTTGAAGTATGTACAGAATTGTGGTTTACCAAGTTATCTAtgcttataattaataaatgaaaaattaacCACAATTTTGCTACTATTGATTTTCATCTGATTTTGATGTCTAAATTCACCTCTTCAATTTTATTTGATTTGTATCCAAACAATTTCTATGCAGGGTGTGTCAGAAAATGTGAGACATGCTCGCAGGGTGGGTTCTACAGTGTACATACGTAtgtaaacaatgaaaaaagtttatgGGCACATATTCCCGGAAACACTAAATTTTTtagttgtacgttattttatgtTGCATAAAACGCTAATTCACAACtcgtaaaaaataagaaaaagaggAAACAATCTTAAAGGCTAGATCCTAAATACAAGGCAATGACGAAGGTTGATGTGCACATGTGCCTAATACCGCATAATTTTTTAGTTAGATGTtgttttatatttcgtaaaacgTTGGCTCATTATTTGCCTGCACAGTATGTTATGCCTTTTAAGATCCTACTATGGCCATAGAAGGTATCACACTctacataatataaaataacgtaTCTAAAAAATGATCTATTCTCTAAAAATGTCCCACACATGTGGAAATATCCTATATAGATGTTGCAAAAAGTTGGTACCATACTTCACGGGCAAATATTACTCGTTAAAACAAGCAAAAAATTCTTAATGAACATGGGTTCAAATATCACTAGGTTTGAAGTTATAAGACGTATATAGACTTATGTACCTTTCGATGATCCAGTCTCTCTTACGACAAGTCGTTGATACAGGGTGTTCAGTgaaactggaaaccctctaatgggTATTTGTAGCACTTACAATACTAAGAgtatttagaataaatgctgccaatacTCGGAGGGTTTCTAGAAAAACTGATCACCCTTTATATGACAGCGAACACTGCACTGGTTGGATGACAGCAAACACTACACTGGTTGGATGATAGCGGTTCGGAACATTTCTTGATTCAGAATTTCTAATTATCTAGCATTGCCAGTTGCTTGTTAAAAGTTGTTTTAGGATACGTTCACAATTTACGGCTTTGGGGTAAGTGCTTATTGTTTAGTAATACGACGTTGCGTCGTTTTCTATCTTTAAAGACTCTTCCAATAACAACTAATTCCAACCAACCGATAGTTGGAAAACTCAATATAGCCATTAGCTATCGCCTACTGCTAGGACTGCTTAGTCTCAATCCTTCCCTTTTCAGGCTACAAGCAGCCTAAGCTGCAGTCAGAAATCGTCAAAGACCAAATATCGGACGATCACCCCTTCTCGAACTGTCTTTAAAAATGCATTGTCGCTGACATGCTATACATGAAATGCATGCGTGTTATCGGTAGAACTATGTAGCATCAatacttattatatttattttgtttggCCTAATGATAAGTTGCAGATAGACAAGCGGTACTTAGTTTCTTATACTGTTAAAAAACTCAtcattcaaaatattttataacttCGATATTAATAGTATTTGGACTCATGTTTGTTAAGCTTTCTTTGCTGGTTTTAGTGTGTACTCAAAGTTTGGCACCAATTTTCTGAAACACCCTATATAGAGAGTtgaataatttgtattttacttgTAATAATTAAAACATTTATAAATGTTAATGTTTTAGGAGTTATTCACGAGCGTTTTAATGGTAAGGGTTATTATTACTCATGGGCTGATCCAAGAACAAATGGACAAGAATTGGATTGGCTAGCTGGAAGAAATTTCTGTCGGCAAAGATGTATGGATCTGGTTTCTTTAGAAACTTCAACAGAAAATGAGTTTATCAAGAGCCGCATTGTTCAAAGTAttaaaatattgtatattttctATGTATCAGAACTAGGAAATATAAACATAAATAACTAATAATTATGTTTTTAGATAATGTAAAATACATTTGGACATCCGGTCGCCTTTGTGATTTCAAAGGTTGTGACAGACCTGATCTACAACCCCTTCACATTAATGGCTGGTTCTGGACTGCTGAATTACAAAAATTGGCACCAACTAATGATCGCTCTCAAAACGATTGGTCTGAGACTGGAGGGTAAGTTTAATTCTTATATTTCATAAtactttattaattattgtaaattttGAATTTGTTGCTCATAATTATAGTTTAGAGATGCAATTATCTTAAAAAGTATTAATTTAACTATGCTTATCAAGTATACAACTTATGGAAAAATAGTATGCAAAGATTTTAAAGAATAGTAGGAAGTAGCGTTTTGGATGACCTACTGTAAATGCACAATTGACTCTaacattttaaattttaatttttaaatgtgACAactaaaaccataacaatcttaaccgTTTTAATGCTAAATTATTTTTGGCACACCGCAAAAGGGGCACGATCGTACTCACTAATTCTCTAACGGTTAAAGAGA
Proteins encoded in this window:
- the LOC143186803 gene encoding L-selectin produces the protein MMKLILLWALVAVSMAQFPPSGRILEPPVPALCAQRVIHERFNGKGYYYSWADPRTNGQELDWLAGRNFCRQRCMDLVSLETSTENEFIKSRIVQNNVKYIWTSGRLCDFKGCDRPDLQPLHINGWFWTAELQKLAPTNDRSQNDWSETGGIGKPQPDNREAIQQGGAPENCLAVLNQFYKDGVNWHDVACHHKKPWVCEENDSLLKYVRFTNPNIRV